In the Sedimentisphaera cyanobacteriorum genome, ATGTAAATAATCTCACGAAAAAGAGGTGTGATAGCGTTGAAAAGGAATTCTTTAAGGAAAAGAAATAATATTGCATGATTTCTTAATAAAACAAATAATACTCAGCGTTATACAGCTCATTTAAGAAAAAACAAGACACTTAATTTGCATATCAAGCATAAAATAACATATTAATAATGCAGAAAATGAATCTGAACCCAAGCGAATGGATTAAATGATGGAGCTTAAAAAGTATAAAGCAGGGTGCTATGTGAATCAGGGGTCTCACAAAAGCTTTTCCCCGCAACAAATCAATCATAGCTGGATATGGAGCGATGCTAAAATAAATATTTTGCTTGAGAAGGCAAATAAGTGTTTAGGGGAGCTCAATGCTTTCTCTCGTTTTATACCTGATATCGATCTGTATATAGGTATGCACATATTTAAGGAGGCTCAGAGCTCGAGCAAAATTGAAGGCACCAAAACAGAGATTGATGAAGTTCTCATGGATAAGTCTTTCATAGCCCCCGAAAAACGTGAGGATTGGCAGGAGGTGCAAAACTATGTGAAGGCAATGAATCACGGGATTGAAAAACTTGGCAGAATGCCTCTGTCTTCCCGTCTTCTTCGAGAAATGCATTCGATCCTTTTGGATTCAGTGAGGGGGAAACACAAATCTCCTGGTGAATACAGAAAAAGCCAAAATTGGATTGGCGGTTCTTCAATAGATGAGGCTATATATGTGCCTCCATGTCATTCAGAGATAGGCAATCTCATGAATGACATGGAGAAGTTTATTCATAATGATAAAGCTTTAGTGCCTCATTTAATTAAAATTGCGATAATTCATTATCAGTTTGAAACAATCCATCCTTTCCTCGACGGCAACGGAAGAATAGGTCGGCTGCTGATAACCTTCTATTTGGTTGGTGTTGGGCTTCTTGATAAGCCCACATTGTACATTTCTGATTATTTTGAGAGAAACCGGCAGGCTTATTACGATTCACTTTCAAGAGTAAGGCAAGATAATAATATTTCTCAGTGGATTGAATTTTTCCTTGAGGCAATGGTTAAGACCTCCGAAAAAGGTGTTGAAACATTCGGTAAGATTCAGGAGCTGAAGAATAAATACGAAAAGGAAATCGTTAAATTTGGCAGGCGTTCTGAAAATGCTCACAAGTTACTGAATCGTTTATACAGCAATCCGGTAATTACCATTCAGGAAACAAGTGAATTCCTAAGTCTTTCTGTGAAGGCTTCATCTGATTTAATTAAAACTATGGTGGAAAACAATCTTTTAATAGAACTTACGGGGTACAAAAGAAATAGGATTTTTGTGCTTCATGAATATCTAATGTGCTTCTAATTTGTAATAAATCGACATGCTATCATTGTTTCTGTTCCTTAAAGCAGACGTACTGTTTTTTATGAAACTTTCAGCATATAAAACTAAAATAAGGATTTCTGTATGATACTTTCAGCTGGCGAAACTACAATACATCAGCAAATAAGATGAATGTGTAATCTGGGAATAAAACAGCGGTAATTATTATGATATTGGAACGAATTATTTTCAATATTCAAAAATTAAGCTCTTGTATAAATTTAATAATATATAAAAAAAACCTCTCATGAAGATTTCAATAACTATCTGAAATTATATTTAGGCTGTATAATTGAAAAACTTTCAAGAATAAGATTTCCAATAGTGATAAAACGTTAGTACCAAGGTTTTTTACAAGTTCGTTATTTGCTGAAACTTACAGAAAGGTTGTGTGGGTTCAAGTCCCACCTCCGGCATTAGTTTTCGATAAATTTCTGGAAATTTTTCTCGGTCTGGATTTCCAAATCCTCCGCGTTTACCCCTCTAAGCCTTGCAGCACCTTTGCATATAAGCGGTATATTTGCGGGCTCGTTTCTCAAATACCCCATATCGTTTTTGATATTCTTCTCTGCCGCCGGCTTGAATAGGTATTCTTTTGGCGGAGTTAGATAGGGCGAATCGGTTTCGAGCAGTATTTTTTCAGATGGAACAAGCCGGATAGCCCTGTGCATACTCTTGCAGTTTTCCTGAAGCATTTTGCCGTTGAATGAGAAATACACATCAAACCTTTACAGCTCTTTCATAAACTCAGCAGATCCGCTGTATGAGTGCATAAGCAGTTTCGGGTTTTCTTTTCTGCTGCTCAGGGTGTTCATCAAAGGCCCGAACGCCTTCAGGCAATGCACAATAGCGGGTTTGCCCGTCTCTACGCAGATATTCAGCTGCCTATTGAACACCTCAGTCTGCCTTTCGATGTCTGTATCGCAGAGGAGCTTGTCAAGTCCGATCTCTCCTACCGCGCAGCATTTTTCCGCTATCTGCCTGAGCCTGTCCTCCCAGCCCTCGCTTAGCCTGCCGGCAAACCACGGGTGCACCCCGCAAGCAGGCATAAGGCAGGAATTCTCTTGGCATATCCGGAAAACTCTCTGCCAGTCTTCTATTTCAGTCGCGCAGCAGACCATCCGTTTCACCCCTGCGTTCAATGCCCTCTGGACAACTTCCTCGAGGTCATCCTTGAAGCATTCGGCCTGAAGATGAACGTGGGTATCAGTAAGGCTCATTTCTCGAGCAGCCTTTCCTGAAGATACCGGATGAAGGTGATAATCTCTTCGCCGAAATCTTCTTTGGAATTTATAACCGTTTTTTCTGCTTCGTCTAAGAGCTCAAGTCCTCTGCCGGCTGCTAAAACCCTGTGCCTGCCGAATACTTCGGCTAAGCTTTCCGATTCGCAGGCGAGGATATAAGGAAGTGTGTATATGCCGGCTGAAGAATCGGCCTCTGTATCTTCGAGGTCGTTTGAAATCTGAAACGCAGCGCCGCATTTTTCAGCTATAAATCGGGCTTTGGGGCTTTCAGGCCTTATTCCCTCAGCCGCTGCACGGAAGAGGGATGCTGTTTTAAGCGATATGATCTTCATATAAACATCCGAGCTCACCGCTCCGCAGAATTTCTGCTGTTCCTGAAGAAGCTCGCCCCTGCACATGTCCTTAACAGCCCGCAGAAGCGATTTTGTTTTATCCGTTCCGCACTGATCAAGACATAGAAGGGCCGCCTCAGACATAAGAGAATCGCCGTAGAGCAGGGCGGAATTAGCCCCTTCTCTTGCGGGAAAGCTCACCTGCCCGCGTCTAGTTATGCTTTTGTCGAGAAGGTCGTCGTGGATGAGGCTGGCATTATGCACGATCTCTATCGAGGCAGCAAAATTTATTGCCTGCTCATCTATTTCTCTATTTCCGATGCAAAAGCAGAAAAGCGGCCTGAGCATCTTCCCTTCGTTGAGTTTGTCTGCTTCCTCAGAGAGCTCTTCCAGTGAGATTGCAGCATCAAGAACCTTACCTCTCACCTTGTTTAGGTGCTTACCGAACTGGTCTCTTAATTTGTCATAATTGCTTTTCATTCGTCCGCATATAAAATAGTTGTCAGAAAATATATTATTAATTTATCATAACATTTACGTTTGCATGAGAAAAGCTATTTATTATGAACTTTATACTTCTTGTTAAATACGTCCCAGACGTTTCAAGGATCACAGACAGCAGCTTCGACAGTGAAACAGGCAATCTTAAAAGAGCCTCTCTGCCCGGTATAACCAATCCCGAGGATATATCGGCAATAAGCCTTGCTAAAAAAATTGCAGACACTAAGGCAGATGAAACCGATAAGTTTATAGCTCTTACAATGGGGCCTGCTCCCGCCTCCAATGCCCTGTATGACGCCCTCTCGCTGGCCGCTGACGAAGCTTTCCACCTTCAGGACAGCAGGTTTGCAGGCGCTGATACATGGGCAACTGCCGAAATCCTCACAAAAGCGATAAAAAAGATTGCCCGTGAAAAGTTTGGCGATGAGCCGTATGCAGTGGCAGGTGGTATGCAGTCCTGCGACGGGGATACCGCTCAGGTGCTCCCGCAGACAGCCGCTGCCTTGGAGATGCCGATAATCAGCTACGCCTTTGACGGGGGATTCAAAGACGGAAGATTCCATTTCTCCTGCATCAAAGAGGGGGGCGATGTTTTTCTCAGCACGGGCGAAAAGTCATTCGTTCTTACTGCTGCCGCCTTCGAATTTCCGCTGTATCCGTCATTCAGCCGCTCGAGATGGGCAAGAGCCCAAAACCACAGAAAGCTTACTGCTGAGATGATCGGCCTTGAAGGCAGCGGGATGTCGAATTCGCTCACTCGAGTTGTGAAGATATTCCGCCCGGAAGAAAACCAGCGGAAACAGAAACACATAACCTGTCTCAAGGAGTTTACCGAGCTTATCGTTGAGAGCTGCAGAAAAAGCCGCCGCAGAAAAACTGAAGGCAGTTTTATTAAGTATCCTCCGAGCAGCAGCAGAGAGGTATGGGTGGTTAGCGAGCCCTCAGAGCAGCTGGAAGACTGCACGGCTGAACTGCTTGCCGAAGCTAGAAAGCTTGCTTCTGAGATTGGCGGGGTATGCTGCCTTGCCGCCTATGACTCGCCTGATGAAAATTTCTTGCAGAAGGCCGCAAGAGCAGGGGCAGACAAGATCTACAGACTCCCAAACTGCCGTTTAACTGAAAACCCTGAAAAGCAGGGCAGAATGCTCGGAGAGCTTGTAAACTCCAAAAAGCCCAAGATTGTTCTTTTCAGCGCAACGCTTTTCGGCAGGGTGGCTGCACCAATCTGCGCGTATATAACAGGCAGCGGGCTTACCGCAGACTGCACAGGCCTTCATCTTGAAAAAAAATCCGGAGGTGATTACGAGCTCATCCAAACCCGCCCGGCTCTTGGAGGTAATATAATGGCGCAGATAAAAACGATTAATTCCCCCATCTCTATGGCCACTGTGCGTCCCGGGCGATTCACTGCGGCCTTCAGCAGTGAAAAAAGAGAATGCGAGGTCGTAGATTTCCCGGCAAAGCTCGTTAAAGACAGGGATATAAAAGTTGAAAGAGAGTCGGAGAGCAAAGTAAACGATTTTAACTGTGATGTTATAATATCTGCAGGCAGGGGGATAGGCTCGAAAGAAAATTTCGAAGAATCTGTTGTACCTCTAAAAAAGGTTATAGAGCTTTCCTGCAGCTGTTCAGCCGCCGCAGGGGCATCCAGAGCTGCCGTAGAGCACGGTCTGGCAGACAGGCAGCTGCAAATCGGACAGACAGGTAAAACAGTGTCGCCTTCCCTGTATATATCAGCCGGTATTTCAGGTGCTGTTCAGCATATTGTTGGAATTGAGAAATCATCTGTTATAATGAGTATTAACAGTGATCCGGGCTGCCCAATTTTCGCCCAAAGCGATTATTATTTTGTTGGCGATGCAGTTCAGTCGCTGGATAAAATTCGCGGTTTTCTGGAGAGTAAGCTATGAACAAATTTGCTGATTACA is a window encoding:
- a CDS encoding Fic family protein; translated protein: MMELKKYKAGCYVNQGSHKSFSPQQINHSWIWSDAKINILLEKANKCLGELNAFSRFIPDIDLYIGMHIFKEAQSSSKIEGTKTEIDEVLMDKSFIAPEKREDWQEVQNYVKAMNHGIEKLGRMPLSSRLLREMHSILLDSVRGKHKSPGEYRKSQNWIGGSSIDEAIYVPPCHSEIGNLMNDMEKFIHNDKALVPHLIKIAIIHYQFETIHPFLDGNGRIGRLLITFYLVGVGLLDKPTLYISDYFERNRQAYYDSLSRVRQDNNISQWIEFFLEAMVKTSEKGVETFGKIQELKNKYEKEIVKFGRRSENAHKLLNRLYSNPVITIQETSEFLSLSVKASSDLIKTMVENNLLIELTGYKRNRIFVLHEYLMCF
- a CDS encoding polyprenyl synthetase family protein translates to MKSNYDKLRDQFGKHLNKVRGKVLDAAISLEELSEEADKLNEGKMLRPLFCFCIGNREIDEQAINFAASIEIVHNASLIHDDLLDKSITRRGQVSFPAREGANSALLYGDSLMSEAALLCLDQCGTDKTKSLLRAVKDMCRGELLQEQQKFCGAVSSDVYMKIISLKTASLFRAAAEGIRPESPKARFIAEKCGAAFQISNDLEDTEADSSAGIYTLPYILACESESLAEVFGRHRVLAAGRGLELLDEAEKTVINSKEDFGEEIITFIRYLQERLLEK
- a CDS encoding FAD-binding protein; this translates as MNFILLVKYVPDVSRITDSSFDSETGNLKRASLPGITNPEDISAISLAKKIADTKADETDKFIALTMGPAPASNALYDALSLAADEAFHLQDSRFAGADTWATAEILTKAIKKIAREKFGDEPYAVAGGMQSCDGDTAQVLPQTAAALEMPIISYAFDGGFKDGRFHFSCIKEGGDVFLSTGEKSFVLTAAAFEFPLYPSFSRSRWARAQNHRKLTAEMIGLEGSGMSNSLTRVVKIFRPEENQRKQKHITCLKEFTELIVESCRKSRRRKTEGSFIKYPPSSSREVWVVSEPSEQLEDCTAELLAEARKLASEIGGVCCLAAYDSPDENFLQKAARAGADKIYRLPNCRLTENPEKQGRMLGELVNSKKPKIVLFSATLFGRVAAPICAYITGSGLTADCTGLHLEKKSGGDYELIQTRPALGGNIMAQIKTINSPISMATVRPGRFTAAFSSEKRECEVVDFPAKLVKDRDIKVERESESKVNDFNCDVIISAGRGIGSKENFEESVVPLKKVIELSCSCSAAAGASRAAVEHGLADRQLQIGQTGKTVSPSLYISAGISGAVQHIVGIEKSSVIMSINSDPGCPIFAQSDYYFVGDAVQSLDKIRGFLESKL